The DNA region CCTAGGACCAAAATGGCGGGAACAAGCACTTCTTAGCGGGAAAAAACCCAACGACCTCACTTAAAAGCGCGGGAAACCGAATCCCAAACGGCACAtcgacagagagagagagagagagagagactgtgaGAGCGAGTGAactgggaggagagagagagagagagagagaatcagaTATGGTGGGAGTAGCGTACGACTGTCTGGCGAACCCTCTCGGAGCGGTTCGATCCACTTTCGCGAAGGCGATTGCGTCGGGATCCGACCCGGCCTCCTTCAGCGGCAAGGACTGGGGCGCCGTCGATCTCTTCCGCAGTTTTCTCTACGACGACGGCGGCCTCTCTCAGGTCCAAAACCTAATACCCGCTTTCAATTGCTAATATGCCTTTTGATTTTCTCATTTTATTCTCCTTGAAACCCTAATTGTGTATTTTCCCCCTTTTCCCCATTAATCTCTTTTTCTTAGCTGGGCTTATATAATATTATTCTGTGTGCGATGCCAATTAACAATTGAATTTATTTCTATAGcaaaaaaagatttgaaatttatttatttgcttGTGAAAATTTAGGTGCCACTTCTGAATTCTGCAAGTATAAGATGGGTTCAGCCCAACACTCTGGTTCGATTTCGCGGAATGATACAAGACATGCTGGGAAATGAATTCTACGTCGGTGCTTATACGGTAGCAGTCTTATGCCCTCCGATCATTTTTCTTATGATCCAATACTGACTGATTTCTTTGGTGCTAAAACAATGTGTTGTTTGTATTGAAGGATGGTTCTGTTTGGAGGACCAACAAGTTTACCGATGTTCCTCAATTCCCCATGGATTCTAAGCCCGATATGCGATTGTGGGAACGCCGTATGATCTATTGCACACCGGTGAATCTATGTTCAAACTCTTTCTTCTTTATAGCACCATATGCTTTAGTTTTAGTAAAATGGTGGTAGAAATTCAAAGCACATAAGCATATGCCTAGTGTGGTATTTGGTATATGAATTTTCACTTTTTTAGGATAAATGACATTCCTTTAACTTCAAAGAGCCTGCAAGGATTTGCGGGCCGACATTCttttgattttcattttgttataTTGTTTTTGTCTCTAGGTGCCAGGACAGAATGTTGTGCTAAGAatagcaccaaacctttggGAACCAACTCTTtataacccacaggaaatatatcaaataaaatgcaagaacaaaatattaaagacaccaagattttaacgaggttcctcaacagtgtaactggagtacgtcctcggagcagtaggagctcacccaataatccactatcaaccaaatgggagtttacaaagtgttggcaatctcacaacccaaataacccaatacacccaatagctctcacacaccaaagaaacaaatagagaagaaaatatagtgattaatttcttctctatacaaagctcaaagctattacaattACTTTGAtggatgattactaaccaaagagAAGAGTACCTTCTTCTCTTCGAAATGGGGTTGCTGCTCcagatttcttcttcttctctgcccACTGTTTTTCAGCTCTCACTCACTCCCTTTTAAACAATGAGGATAATTGCTATCCTTTAATTAAAACCCCAAAGCCATCCGTGGCTTTTCCCATGGGTcaagacaaaaaaaaacaattcccttttttcctccccaaaacaaggaagacACAATCATTAAgttgtcttttttcttttggaattGTTTATTCTAAAGTATATGGTCACTTGGCCACAtaatccaacaatctccaccttggccaagttccgaaaaacgccatgataagccaaccaacacaattaacacacaacatcactcccaaacactagcaagagaacaactcatgccgagccaaatgctccaaaactcctactactcaacgccttctttatataggcaaaatgtgagccaagttcaaacagtgaacaaacttggctacaccaacaaccttagtcaacatatcagcggggttgtctttagttggaatcttctggagaatgatttccccttcaccaacaatttcacgaacaaagtgataacgcacatctatgtgcttggtcctcgcatgatgaacctgatacttagccaaatggCCAAGTGACCATATACTTTAGAATAAACAATTCCAACACAGAATTCATGGACTGAATCTCCTTCTGAGGCGGTGGTGTATAGAATTATGGATTCGGCAACCCAACAAAGAGAGAAGCGTCAGAGAGTGGATGCTGAAGCTACTGATATCATGGATTACGATGTAATTTCCATTTTCATAATCTGCATATTAACTGTTTCTTCTTTATTGAAAGGATAATCGTGATTAAGTATGCATTTTAACTGTTCTTCTTTATTGAAAGGATAATCGTGATTAAGTAGAAAATGCATACTATATTACAGTGCAAAACCTCCTTATGGTCATCGTTATGATGGGCTTCAAAGCAGCTCAAAGCGGTTATTTGAATTTAGGAAGTTTTGGTTGGTGAATTGAGTAGGAAGCTCTCTGCAAGGGTTTCAGTTAATTGGATTGTCATAGTTTACTTGATTGGCTAGATGCATTCATGTTGCTTTGTTTATTTCAGATGGTTTTTATTTTCTGCACATCCCAATCTCTGAATTGTGCCCTCAGCTTTGTACTGGGAACATGACATCTTGTTTGTCTACCTAACATACTGCATTAAATAACAGGTTTCAGATGATGGGATTGAAGGTTCTTCTTCTCCCAAAAAGCTGGTAAGTAGTACCAActttattcaaataaaaaaaaacattagttttCCATTCTGATGGAACATATACTTATTCATACTGAATTTCTTCTTGTTTTCCAGAAAGAGAATGGACATTCTTCCCTTCCTACTCCATCTCAGCAGTCAATTACTGAGGGCACCAGCTCTAGTGTGATTATGGTGCCTGATGTCGACAGGGATTTGCTTCCTTGTCTTATTAAGGTACATTGGACAATTAATTGTACTAACAGAAAAATGATGAGCCGAGATTTGTTCTCTCTTTGTGAAAGctgatgaaacttttgttgctTTCAGATATATGATTGTCCGGAGTCTGACTTAAAGCTAAATGAGGTTTTTGAGTTTGTTGGAGTCTTCACTTTTGATTCAGAATTTAAAGAGGACAAGGATGTATCAGATGATTTCACAAATGGTTTTAGCGAAGATGTGTTGGTTCACTTGCCCCCTAATAAGGTATTGGTTAATCTTGCATTTATGAAATTGTTGGTCTCCATATATAAGAAAAGACTAAATTTTGCATGTTTGGTTCTGTACAGCTTGTTTGTTAGTACTTGGTATTGGACTATAAGTACATACATTTTTAtactctcttttttgtttcacaTTTTTCCCTTGGTGCAGGTACCACGTCTCCACTGTTTTATTCACAGGAAACTTGCAGTTCACGACTTCCTTCCTTGTTCCCCTACAATCGAGGTGATTTTGTGCTCATTATGGTCTCATATTTCCTCAAACAAAGGACTTCTATGCCTGTCTGAGTGTGTATATGCAAACCTGGGATCTCTAAATTTCACCACTTCCGCATTCCTCCCTTAATTACTTAGATATTGTGTTTGACAATGCTATTATTGTCTACCTTATAGCCAAAACCCAACGTGGTGAAAGAGATCAGGGAGTCTCTCTTGAGGCACCTTACAGCTGTTCTTGGTAATGATGGCATAGCTGCTAATTTCATGCTGTTGCATCTCTTGTCCACGGTAAATGGTCCTCCTCATATCAAAATTTTCGGTGTTGGATCCACATGATGATACTATTTTTGTTCATCATGTTGTTTGATTTCATGTCTTATTTCAATCTCTTAAATGACATCTCTCCTCATCTCCTTTACTTATGAGGTATGATTTAATCTCTTTTTGACAGGTGCATTCTAGAGTTGAAACTGTCGCTGTGGGGAAGCTTTCACTAAATCTTAATTGTTTAAGCAAAGAAAGTGCACCCGTGTTTGGTACTCGGATTGGCCGTGCTCTCAAGAATATTTTACCTTTCACACAATGTATATCCCTAACAGTGGATTATCTCAACACTGCTTCTCTTGCGCCAAGGAAGGATTATGAGACAAGCAGGTAATGAGATTTCTAATTCTGTACCTTAGTGTCAATTTTGTTCTAGTTTTAACTTTTCACATTGCTCCAGGCTGATAACTGGAGCTCTGCAGCTGGCTGAGGGTTCACACATGATATTTGATGAGACCCGGTTGGAAGCTGGCATTCTTAACTCTGTTGGGGTTGAAAATGCAAGATTGCTTAAAACTTTAATAGAGTTGCAAAAGGTGATTTTTCTATTCTATTATACATGTGTCAGTTTATAGCACTGAAATGCACACTGAGGCATGATACTTTTTTATTTGTCCTTTACAGGTGGAATATGATTTCAAGTTCTATAAACTGGACATGCCAGCAGACATTCAAATGGTTGTTCTTTCAGAAGGCAAATCAAACATTTTGCCAGCGGATGTGGTGTTACCTTTCCACCCTTCTTCAGTGGCTTCTGTTGAAGTTACCGCAGAAGCACTAGAGGTTTGGAGATGGTACTTGGCTACTCTTAGATCATTGCCACATTCTATTGAGTCAGAAATACAGAAGGTAAGAGTTTCTTGGGACGATTTGTTACCCTGAAATTGCTACTTCAGTGGAGTTGGGAACTTTGGATTACTAATTTAGTTCAGAAGTGTCGTTCTCCATGTAACAATAAAATGATGGATCCGCCTCTAGCTGATGTCTTTCTCTGAAACCTTACAGGTGATAGAAAATGACTTGGTTGCGGCAAGGCAAGAAGATAGGACACTGGGAACCCAAGATTTCAGCAGGTTAGAGACTGAAAGATTTGCGAAATGTTCCTTCTTCTTTCGAGATTCGTTAGTAAGCCATTATTCTGTTGCTTGTGCTTGCAGATTGCTGACAATGGGTCGATTGATGTCTATGAGTTTCGGTGAAACCTCCCTATCATTAGAACACTGGCAGATGGTCAAGGAACTCGAGAGGTTAAGAAGAGAGAGACTCAAGTGAATGTAATATTTACTACTGAGATTTGTTGTTACCGGCCACAGTGCAGATGTTTTTGTAAGAAAATATTGTGCCGTTAATGTTAACATGCTTAGCCAATTTACATCAAATTTCAGACTCTTCAAATTCTGGAGTGGACCCTTTTCTGTTTGTTTTACCGAATACCTCTTTAGGTTTTCTGGTCATATGAGGAATAACACTAACCTTCTTCAAACCTAATTTGTAGATGTCCAAAATTGGATCAACGAAGTTAAATCTGCTAGACACAAGCGTTAACACACCTAATGGTAGCTtttctcccaaaaaaaaaaaaaaaaaaaaaactaatagcaGCACGTAGAGATGTTGGAGAGCAATGACAATTTACGGCAAAAATTCTTCACCCGTGTCTCCAATTCGAACAGCTGTGCGGTCCGCCCTTGACAATTAGTTCAAGTGAGGGATGCATAATGGAATGTTGTTACCATTCCTCGGTGCCAAGAGAATATGTTCAATTTTGTACGCATTTGTAACACAATTTTATTGTCTACTGATAGAATTTTTATCACCTgcaaagtagggataaaaacactttaaaatagtAGGGATAAACacacttaaaaatatttacaaagtTATCGTAGTATAACAGTTCAAGCAAGATCGTTTTCCACATGGattgaaagaaaaatttgtatttaaactaatccttagctaattatttagaacaaagtttcgaaaatgttgattttggaatttaaaataataaaaactaatttaaataaaaataattaaatagatCAACGAAgtaaagaaagcaaaagaaagcggttttggaaaacaatttaaacactaaaattttGCCGTCACCATTAACAATTATATGCAATTTTACCAAGTACTTACGAATTTCTacatacatgctttgaaggttaggcTTTCCTAATACATATTTTCCTCGTGATGTTCAAAcgaaaacgtatatctaacatgcaactcgtctgtgatgttcagatcaaatataaatatgcaagactttgtgaaaaccttttgaaaaaccatgcaacccttaagagcaTGATGATCgccttaagtgaacttacaattactaatcacaaAAAGCCCACCTCAATTTCAGGGTGATGTTCCAAcagaaattgcatcaaattacttgtttAAAAACCGTAATGGTCACAAATtactaagacaattagataattTAATCgtagtgattaataattcaaagcaagcatgcatccattcataagcaaattaataaaatcacatatGCATGCTAAGGCATATGGTTTCTccctagcaaaagaaactagatacgaacaatcataaaacaaaataaagaaaatatattaactagaaaaaagaatgaaaacaaggCAAAAAATATGAAGTTCTCCAAAATAATGCTAAATTCTCTCAATGTTGCTCCCCcaaaaccctaatggctaaaaaccttatttatactactccaAATTAAAACCCTCATAGAAAAGGttttctaaaaactaggaaataaaataataaaaatataactaGGAATTACATTTCTATTCTGACTATGAAATCTGCCCAGCAAAGACATAACCACGTTTCTGGATCTTCAGGGCTCCAAATCAGGCCCAAAACGACTCAAATTAAAGATTAGGATCTCCTCTTCAAGTTCCAAGAAAAGCCCAAGTCCAAAATTCATCATCCTCCAGCCCAAAAGTCACAAATAAGCTCTGCAGCCCAATCTGCCGGCACTGCACGCTGTGCATAAATTAATTCGATACGATCAGAAGCTTCAggataaaattatgaaattttgctACAACCTTCTTAACAGATTCACGAACCcactccaattggaatcactcaaaAATTCCACCGTTTGACTACTTTATGCTCAGAACAAGTTCGCATGTCCTACATTAAAAATGCATATTAAAGCATCAAAATCTCAAcaaaataataaccaaaatataccaagaataggaaataatatatagtataaaatcGACTCATCATCTACCATATACAAAGCAATAGAATCTTGGAGTGTTTGATGATTGTGTTATAAGGGTATTAGTACATGCTATTAGAAACATCCCGTTTTATCAAAGACTTCAAGGTATATGTATCAACAAAAACTATCCACGTAAACATTTACGGGTTTAATTTTACACAATTTGATACAACCACCCCACTAAGCCTTGTCCCATGAGTGCTCTGAGATCGATCATGCTTAGAAAGTGAATTTTAAAGTATAATGGAAGTGGGTGTTGATATTGACCAAATGACCTAGATTGATGGTTGTAAGTGACTTAGCTTTAGTCATAAGTTCAAGTGAGGGATGCATAATCGAATGTTGTCATCATACATGCTTAGAAAGTGAATTTTAAAGTATAATAGTGGTGGATGCATTGAGGGGCAAGGGGGTCAACTAACCTTCCGAACTTCGGTGAACGTTTACGGATACTTTGGATGCTGACCTTCCAAACTTCGATGAATGTCCATGGATACCTTGGGTGCTGCCATTTTGAAGATTATAGTTGGCTTCATACATGCCCTCCAACTAACTTCAGGCCTACCAAGACTCGATGAATGTCCATAGATAGCTTGGGTGCTGCCCTTTGCATACATTAACAAGTGTGCAATATGTCTTTCCAAATGACTTTAGGCCTACCAAGGCCCGATGAAATGGCGATATGTATGCTATTTCTAGTAAAAAACAATTGTGCACTGAGCGCGCTATTCTTACTGACCCCCCTAATATTATTTCCTAGATCCGCCACTTATGGAAGTGGTGGTTGACATTATGACCAAATGACCTAGATTGATGGTTGTAAGTGACTTAGCTTTAGTCATTAGTTCAAGTGAGGGATGCATAATCGAATGTTGTAATCATACATGCTTAGAAAGtgaattttaataaattgtataatGCAAGTGGGGTTTGATATTATGACCGAATGACCTAGATTGAAGGTTGTAAGTGACTTAGCTTTAGTCATTAGTTCAAGTGAGGGATGCATTATCGAATGTTGTAATCACACATGCTTAGAAAGTGAATTTTAAAGTATAATGGAAGCAGTGGTGGATGCATTGAGGGGCAGGGGGGTCAGCTGACCTCCGAATTTCGGTGAAAGTTCATGGATACTTTGGGTGCTGACCTTCCGAACTTCGGTGAATGCCCATGGATACCTTGGGTGCTGCCattttgaagattagagttgGCTTCATACATGCCATCCAACTAACTTCAGGTCTACCAAGACTCGGTGAATGTCTATGGATAGCTTGGGTGGTGCCCCTTACATACATTAACAGGTGTGCAATATGTCTTTCCAAATGACTTTAGGCCTACCAAGACTCGATGAAATGACAATATGCATactatttttggtaaaaaaaaattgcgcaCTGAGCGCGCTATTCTTACTAACCCCCTAatattatttcctggatccgccactgaatGAAAGTGGGGGTTGACATTATGACCAAATGACCTAGATTGATGGTTATAAGTGACTTAGCTTTAGTCATTAGTTCAAGTGAGGGATGCATAATCGAATGTTGTAATCGTTCATGCTTAGAAAGTGAATTTTAATAAAggaagctttaatgaaaagcctacggtactgttcactttaacgaaaaaccacatttttacactaaaaagtcaaacctggtactgttcactttaacaaaaaattatatttttacactaaaaagtcaaacctgatactattcactttaccctttattttgtccttatagttaaaactcaaagttttcaagttttttttcattagttttccttttaataaattgtataatGCAAGTGGGGTTTGATATTATGACCAAATGACCTAGATTGAAGGTTGTAAGTGACTTAGCTTTAGTCATTAGTTCAAGTGAGGGACGCATAATCGAATGTTGTAATCATACGTGCTTAGAAAGtgaattttaataaattgtttaATGCAAGTGGGGGTTGAtatttgtcacagcccgtcctggaAAATAATGCTTGTTGACgtaaattgaagaaaatgcCCATGGACATTAAGTTgtgtaatgtggtttaaatgtTGTTTTTGGGTCAATATCCTTAAATCGTAattgtttggaaccaattaggattaagtTATTGTGTATTTTGGTTGTTAACCAATCCTAGGCCACACACACATTCTCTCTCCTTCCCGTGCTGTCTCTCTcgcagactctctctctctcttctctcttgtaCGGACGACACCCAAAACCCTTTGAAATGTGACAGATCGAGGGTGTGAAgcacaccattgtgttcgtgaagtTCAAACAATTCGATTCGTACTATTTTCAAGTAAGGAAACATTCGATTCCACGTCGAAACATGAACCACCGGTATATACCTTCGATTCCGACGCCGTCAGTTAGTTTGGATGGATTCCGTTAGGACTTAACGAAATATTCTCCAGTATATACTTGACGGCGTTGACTGACGCCGTCAATATGCCtgtcacgtggccgcgcgtgggggtgcGTATTGCCGTGCCTTGGCGGGAGCGTGGGTGGTCGGAAAcatattctaaaaatttggggatgatcctgaggttgtgtaggtcacggtggtatattcaaataccaaaattgagcattgtatgagaaattattagctagttttgtctatatgctctaaaataacgtttttatagttaattcgcatatatgtGAGACtcatcctgaggacgagcgtatccaagggcgactcgggggttacgacccgtcgacataccagtgagtgggcttttggttttcagtatatattatatacttgatattttcccagaaatatatgTTTAAATGATAGTATGCCATAAATGCCATGCGTATAAATAtaattcgtatatgaattgttatatgatgctttatatatataaatgtggtgatgTGGACGCTCA from Malus domestica chromosome 01, GDT2T_hap1 includes:
- the LOC103438345 gene encoding mini-chromosome maintenance complex-binding protein-like isoform X2, producing the protein MVGVAYDCLANPLGAVRSTFAKAIASGSDPASFSGKDWGAVDLFRSFLYDDGGLSQVPLLNSASIRWVQPNTLVRFRGMIQDMLGNEFYVGAYTDGSVWRTNKFTDVPQFPMDSKPDMRLWERRMIYCTPVSDDGIEGSSSPKKLKENGHSSLPTPSQQSITEGTSSSVIMVPDVDRDLLPCLIKIYDCPESDLKLNEVFEFVGVFTFDSEFKEDKDVSDDFTNGFSEDVLVHLPPNKVPRLHCFIHRKLAVHDFLPCSPTIEPKPNVVKEIRESLLRHLTAVLGNDGIAANFMLLHLLSTVHSRVETVAVGKLSLNLNCLSKESAPVFGTRIGRALKNILPFTQCISLTVDYLNTASLAPRKDYETSRLITGALQLAEGSHMIFDETRLEAGILNSVGVENARLLKTLIELQKVEYDFKFYKLDMPADIQMVVLSEGKSNILPADVVLPFHPSSVASVEVTAEALEVWRWYLATLRSLPHSIESEIQKVIENDLVAARQEDRTLGTQDFSRLLTMGRLMSMSFGETSLSLEHWQMVKELERLRRERLK
- the LOC103438345 gene encoding mini-chromosome maintenance complex-binding protein-like isoform X1, whose product is MDSATQQREKRQRVDAEATDIMDYDVSDDGIEGSSSPKKLKENGHSSLPTPSQQSITEGTSSSVIMVPDVDRDLLPCLIKIYDCPESDLKLNEVFEFVGVFTFDSEFKEDKDVSDDFTNGFSEDVLVHLPPNKVPRLHCFIHRKLAVHDFLPCSPTIEPKPNVVKEIRESLLRHLTAVLGNDGIAANFMLLHLLSTVHSRVETVAVGKLSLNLNCLSKESAPVFGTRIGRALKNILPFTQCISLTVDYLNTASLAPRKDYETSRLITGALQLAEGSHMIFDETRLEAGILNSVGVENARLLKTLIELQKVEYDFKFYKLDMPADIQMVVLSEGKSNILPADVVLPFHPSSVASVEVTAEALEVWRWYLATLRSLPHSIESEIQKVIENDLVAARQEDRTLGTQDFSRLLTMGRLMSMSFGETSLSLEHWQMVKELERLRRERLK